The Paenibacillus sp. FSL R7-0345 DNA segment TGGTTTAAGCCTCGCTACCGTTCCTCAGGCATGCTGATAGGCGGAATTCTGCTGGTAGCTGTGATTATCCCGCTGCTCTGGAAGCTTAGCTACGGCACACTGCTGCTTATGGGGATCGGCACCTCCCTTTGCATTCCTCTATATATGCTGCCGATGACTTCAATCAGCTTTGATCTGATGGGTGAATCGGCGGAAAGTGCCAGTAAACGGGTTGAATGGGTCGTGCTTCGTGAGCTTAGCCTGATGAGCGGACGGCTGCTGGGTATGCTTGTCTTCATTGGCGTGCTGTCAGTCAGCAGCTCTACGCTGGTTATTATTATTCTAATGCTGGCGCTGGGAGCGGCTCCGCTGGGAAGCTGGCTTGTACTCCGCCGCAGGCTTCAGCGCAGAGAGGCCGGCAATATGCCATAATGGGAGCAGGACCTGCCGGAGAGGACTTATGATGATATGGCCAGAAAAAAAGGGATCGGTTTAAGAACCAAAGTTGCTGTTATGGTATCGGCGGTTGTGCTGCTCGTGCTGCTGGTGCTTTATTTTATTTTTCGGAATCAGATCATTCCGCAGACGAGGCATGCACTGGAGGACAAAGCATATGCGATCGCCCGCACCATTGCCCTGATCCCGCTTGTATCAGATGGTTTAAGCTCGGGCAGCAGCAAGGAGATCCAGGCCTATACCTCCAAAATCACCCGCCGCAATGATATTATGTTTGTAGTTGTTATCGATATGAACAGTATCCGTTATTCACACCCCGATGCTGCGCTAATTGGCAAACCGTTTGCCGGGGGCGGCCAGCAAGCCGCTCTGCGTGGTGAGGAGAGCATCTCGGAGGGGGAGGGTATGCTGGGGCGTTCCCTGCGTGCTTTTGTCCCTGTGTATGCAGGCCAGGGGCATCAGGTAGGCGTTATCGTTGTCGGGCTCTCGATGGAACGGGTGCAGAAGCTGGTGAGACAAAATGAATGGACACTCATTGCCATCCTGCTGTCCGGTGCGCTGCTTGGGGCTGGCGGAGCTTTCATTCTCGGGCTGAAGATTAAGCGTATGATCTTCGGCATGGAGCCAGCCGATATTACACAGCTGCTTCAGGAGCGCAGCGCCATGCTGCAATCCATACGCGAAGGCATTATTGCAGTGGACGAGAAGGGTATTATTACGATGGTTAATGTAGAAGCTGAAAGGCTGCTGTTTAGAGCGGGGATTGCCGGCAACGGCATGACCCGGAAGATCAGCGGGTACTGGCCGGAGCTCAGGCTGGAGCAGGTGCTGATAAGCGGGGAAGCCTGGCAGGATCAGGAGCTTGAGCTCAACGGCATCACATTGCTGGTCAGCCGGGTGCCGATCCGGGTGAACGGTGAGACGGCCGGGGCGATCGCTACCTTCCGCGACAAAACCGAGCTGGTTGTGCTGGCGGAACGCCTGTCAGGCATCGCGGTTTATGCGGATGCGCTGCGGGCAGGTGCACATGAGTTTATGAACAAGCTGCATGTCATTATGGGGATGACGCATATGGGCCTGTACGATGAGCTGCAGCAGTATATTTCAGGGACGGTCGGCAATTACCAGAACGAGATCGGCTCCATCGCCCGTCAGATCAAAGACCCGGTCATGGCCGGATTTCTGCTGGGCAAGCTCAGCAGGGCGCGGGAAACCGGAACGGAGCTTGTACTGGCCGGAGACAGCTACCTGCCGGAGGCTGCTGATCCGCAGACGATCCATGAGCTGATTACAATTGCCGGCAACCTGCTGGACAATGCGATGGATGCGCTGGAAGGACAGGCGGCCAGAAAGATTAAACTTGCTATTTATTATGAGCAGGGGACTCTGCGCTGCACGGTTCAGGATAACGGGCCAGGCATACCGGAGCGGCTGCAGCAGCAGATGTATGGCCAGGGCTTTTCCACTAAAGGGGAAGGGCGCGGATTCGGCCTTTATCTGGTGCGCAAAAGCGTAGAAAAGCTGGAAGGCAGGCTTACGGTCATTTCCCATGGAGTGGAGGAAACAGAGGGAACGGGAACTGCTTTTACCGTAGAAGTGCCGTATGCTGTAAAGGATGAGGAGATCTTATGAATATAAAAGTGCTGATTGTTGAGGATGACCCGATGGTGGCCAAATTCAACCGTCATTATCTGGAGCAGGTGGAGGGCTTTGAGTTTGCGGGCTGGGTAAGCACAGGCACAGAGGCGGCCGGAGTGCTGGCAGAGCAGGAGATTGATCTGGTGCTGCTTGACATCTATATGCCCGGAACGAACGGCTTGCAGCTGCTGTCCTCCTTGCGTGAACAAGGCAGCACAGCCGACATTATTATTATCTCTGCCGCCAGCGACAATGCCAGTATCCGCAAGGCGCTGCAGCATGGAGCCGTCGACTACCTGATCAAACCGTTCGAATTCGCCCGGTTCCATGCAGCGCTGACTGCGTATAAGGAAGATTATTATGCCCTGATGAAGCAGGAGGAGCCGCTGAGCCAGGAGCAGCTCGACAAGCTGCTGCGGCATTCCGGGGCGGGGGATGAGGACAAGGCGGCTGCCTTGCCGCTGCCCAAGGGTCTGACTGAAGCAACACTGGAGAGTATCTGGAGCATCATCCGGCAGCTGGACAGCCCCCTTTTCTCCACGGAGGATATCACTGCAGGTGCTCCCATATCGCGGATCTCAGTCCGCAAATATCTGGCTTTTCTCAAAGAGGCCGGGGTCCTGGGGATGGAGATCAGCTACGGCGCGGTAGGCCGACCGGTCTATATGTACACAGTCACCCCTGCGGGAGATGAAATCATAAGTAAATATGTCAGCGGCATCAGCGGCGGCAACCGGTAAAGGTGCTGTGAAAGCTATGAATACTGTGAAAGCCAAAAAGGACCCTTGGGGTCCTTTTTTAAACTCCAAAGTGGCTCGAACAGGCGCATTAGTGGGAAAAATCCCCCTAGCACCGCTTAGCTCCCCGGTACCGCGCCTGAGTAACCCCGCACAACTACTCAACCCGTCACTTGAGTCAGAGTGACCTTGATTTTGCGGATCCACCGCTGGCCTACCTCCTGAACGGCAAAGGTGTACCTGCCATAGACAAATTCCGGCTTCTCCTGGGAAGAAGGAATCCGGCCGATCTGGCCGATTACAAAGCCGCTGA contains these protein-coding regions:
- the dcuS gene encoding DcuS/MalK family sensor histidine kinase, with product MARKKGIGLRTKVAVMVSAVVLLVLLVLYFIFRNQIIPQTRHALEDKAYAIARTIALIPLVSDGLSSGSSKEIQAYTSKITRRNDIMFVVVIDMNSIRYSHPDAALIGKPFAGGGQQAALRGEESISEGEGMLGRSLRAFVPVYAGQGHQVGVIVVGLSMERVQKLVRQNEWTLIAILLSGALLGAGGAFILGLKIKRMIFGMEPADITQLLQERSAMLQSIREGIIAVDEKGIITMVNVEAERLLFRAGIAGNGMTRKISGYWPELRLEQVLISGEAWQDQELELNGITLLVSRVPIRVNGETAGAIATFRDKTELVVLAERLSGIAVYADALRAGAHEFMNKLHVIMGMTHMGLYDELQQYISGTVGNYQNEIGSIARQIKDPVMAGFLLGKLSRARETGTELVLAGDSYLPEAADPQTIHELITIAGNLLDNAMDALEGQAARKIKLAIYYEQGTLRCTVQDNGPGIPERLQQQMYGQGFSTKGEGRGFGLYLVRKSVEKLEGRLTVISHGVEETEGTGTAFTVEVPYAVKDEEIL
- a CDS encoding response regulator, with the translated sequence MNIKVLIVEDDPMVAKFNRHYLEQVEGFEFAGWVSTGTEAAGVLAEQEIDLVLLDIYMPGTNGLQLLSSLREQGSTADIIIISAASDNASIRKALQHGAVDYLIKPFEFARFHAALTAYKEDYYALMKQEEPLSQEQLDKLLRHSGAGDEDKAAALPLPKGLTEATLESIWSIIRQLDSPLFSTEDITAGAPISRISVRKYLAFLKEAGVLGMEISYGAVGRPVYMYTVTPAGDEIISKYVSGISGGNR